Part of the Rana temporaria unplaced genomic scaffold, aRanTem1.1, whole genome shotgun sequence genome is shown below.
ggcgcctaatgtaaatgatcccgtagggggcgggaatcatttaaattaggcgcgctcccacgccgagcgtagagcgcatgctccgtcgggaaactttcccgacgtgcattgcggcaaatgacgtcgcaaggacgtcatttgcttcaaagtgaacgtgaatggcatccagcgccattcacgaatcacttacgcaaattacgtaaaattcgaacgtcgcgacgcgggaacgacgggtatactttagcattggctgcccctgctattagaaggggcagccttacgctaaacacgccgtacggaaacgacgtaaattgcgtacgcagggctcgcgcaacattgtgaatcggtgttagtatgcaatttgcatactatacgctgaccacaatgggagcgccccctagcggtcatcgcaagaatgcagcctaagatatgcgggcataagagccttatggcgcgcagattttaggctgcagtcggcgttacgatgttcctgaatcaggagcattcgtaacgccggggcaagtaagcaattgcgctgtgtaacctatggttacacaggcgcaattgcttcttgaatctgggccagtattcacaaaggagtcgcgccgtacgttgcgccggcgtagtgtaaataggccggcgtaagcccgcctaattcaaagtacgCAGGTAGTgagcgtgcttcatttaaattagccgtgatcccatgtaaatgagtggccggtcaaacggcgcatgctcagaatcacatcgaataTACGCCCAAACATACGACGcctcaatgcctatgacgtgaacgtaacctacgcacagccatgtacgacgtaaaattcgacgctgttccgacgtccataccttaacattagctgtgcctcatatagcagggataactttacgacggacgtaaacggcgtagattactgcgacgggcgcaagtacgttcgtgaatcggcgtatctcggtcatttgcatattcgacgcgtaaatctacggaagcgccccgcgtaaatatgcacccaagatacgacggcgtaggagacttacgtcggtcggatgaggccaggatttaggcgtatctagtataggaaatagggcgcatagatacgacggcgcatctgttcacttacgctgcgtatctgtagatacgccggcgtaagtgttctgtgaatctagcGCATAGGCTCTGTTAACTGTTAAAAATAACAGCGggatgcaaaactccggtgggtgcaaCAAGATGTCCGCCTACCCCCTTCTCTTTGTATCGTTacagtggaggagtgcggggtgtagaaagatggcggcggcgaAACGTCACTCCCGTTACCAATTCTGGCGGGTCGCCATATCTGATGGAACACCACCCCCTATTTAGCTCCTCCGCTTACTGAACACGCTGCTCGAGAGCCTCCTGGTCATGTGACCCGAATTATGTGATCATGTGACATGAGTGAGGGGCGTCATCAGGTGAGACAGATACAGGATTGGAGGGGACAGGTCCACTTCACTGACCTCTAAATACCAACTAAAGGGGGCCAATGTGTACACACCAAAAacctcccatccccccacccttCTGAACACTCCCCACATCTTCCTCTTCCAGATATCGGGGGAGGAGGTATCTGGAAAGGAAAGGTGTGGGGAGGAGAtatctcctcctccaccactttcAGATATCTCCTCCCCCCTACACCTTTCCTTTCCCTTAAAGTGTATAATGTAACCAATTTTTTACATAAGCCATCTcttgttggggagattttccttcacttcttgtTGCAAaaatgcaacaggaagtgagaggcacCCAGAAGGTCCCCTCCAAACACTCCCCGCCCCCAGAGGGTCCCCTCCAACCACCCCCAGAAGGTCCCCTCCAAACACTCCCCGCTCCCAGAGGGTCCCCTCCAACCACCCCCAGAAGGTCCCCTCCAAACACTCCCCGCTCCCAGAGGGTCCCCTCCAACCACCCCCAGAAGGTCCCCTCCAAACACTCCCCGCTCCCAGAGGGTCCCCTCCAACCACCCCCAGAAGGTCCCCTCCAAACACTCCCCGCTCCCAGAGGGTCCCCTCCAACCACCCCCAGAAGGTCCCCTCCAAACACTCCCCGCCCCCAGAAGGTCCCCTCCAAACACTCCCCGCCCCCAGAGGGTCCCCTTCAACCACCCCCAGAAGGTCCCCTCCAAACACTCCCCGCCCCCAGAGGGTCCCCTTCAACCACCCCCAGAAGGTCCCCTTCAACCACCCCCAGAAGGTCCCCTCCAAACACTCCCCGCTCCCAGAGGGTCCCCTCCAACCACCCCCAGAAGGTCCCCTCCAAACACTCCCCGCTCCCAGAGGGTCCCCTCCAACCACCCCCAGAAGGTCCCCTCCAAACACTCCCCGCTCCCAGAGGGTCCCCTCCAACCACCCCCAGAAGGTCCCCTCCAAACACTCCCCGCCCCCAGAAGGTCCCCTCCAAACACTCCCCGCCCCCAGAGGGTCCCCTTCAACCACCCCCAGAAGGTCCCCTCCAAACACTCCCCACCCCCAGAGGGTCCCCTTCAACCACCCCCAGAAGGTCCCCTTCAACCACCCCCAGAAGGTCCCCTTCAACCACCCCCAGAAGGTCCCCTCCAAACACTCCCCGCCCCCAGAAGGTCCCCTCCAAACACTCCCCACGCCCAGAAGGTCCCCTCCAAACACTCTCCACCCCCAGAGGGTCCCCTCCAAACACTCCCCGCCCCCAGAAGGTCCCCTCCAAACACTCCCCGCCCCCAGAAGGTCCCCTCCAAACACTCCCCGCCCCCAGAAGGTCCCCTCCAAACACTCCCCGCCCCCAGAAGGTCCCCTTCAACCACCCCCAGAAGGTCCCCTTCAACCACCCCCAGAAGGTCCCCTTCAACCACCCCCAGAAGGTCCCCTCCAAACACTCCCCGCCCCCAGAAGGTCCCCTCCAAACACTCCCCACGCCCAGAAGGTCCCCTCCAAACACTCTCCACCCCCAGAGGGTCCCCTCCAACCACCCCCAGAAGGTCCCCTCCAAACACTCCCCGCCCCCAGAAGGTCCCCTCCAAACACTCCCCGCCCCCAGAGGGTCCCCTTCAACCACCCCCAGAAGGTCCCCTCCAAACACTCCCCACCCCCAGAGGGTCCCCTTCAACCACCCCCAGAGGGTCCCCTTCAACCACCCCCAGAAGGTCCCCTTCAACCACCCCCAGAAGGTCCCCTCCAAACACTCCCCGCCCCCAGAAGGTCCCCTCCAAACACTCCCCGCCCCCAGAAGGTCCCCTCCAAACACTCCCCACGCCCAGAAGGTCCCCTCCAAACAGTACCCACGCCCAGAAGGTCCCCTCCAAACAGTACCCACGCCCAGAAGGTCCCCTCCAAACAGTACCCACGCCCAGAAGGTCCCCTCCAAACAGTACCCACGCCCAGAAGGTCCCCTCCAAACAGTACCCACGCCCAGAAGGTCCCCTCCAAACAGTACCCACGCCCAGAAGGTCCCCTCCAAACAGTACCCACGCCCAGAAGGTCCCCTCCAAACAGTACCCACGCCCAGAAGGTCCCCTCCAAACAGTACCCCCGCCCCCAGAGAGTCCCCTCCAAACAGTACCCACGCCCCCAGAGAGTCCCCTCCAAACAGTACCCACGCCCCCAGAGAGTCCCCTCCAAACAGTACCCACGCCCCCAGAGAGTCCCCTCCAAACAGTACCCCCGCCCCCAGAGAGTCCCCTCCAAACAGTACCCACGCCCCCAGAGAGTCCCCTCCAAACAGTACCCCCGCCCCCAGAGAGGCCCCTCCAACCACTCTCCGCCCCCAGAGAGTCCCCTCCAACCACTCTCCGCCCCCAGAGGGCCCCCTTCAAACACTCTCCGCCCCCAGAGGGCCCCCTTCAAACACTCTCCACCCCCAGAGGGCCCCCTTCAAACACTCTCCACCCCCAGAGGGTCCCCCTCCAAACACATCTGAGACAAAAGAGATTTCCCTatgggaagatttctcctctattcctgTTGCGGTGACAACTGTAGCATTTTGTACCTCGAGTTCCTCAATAATAAAAGCAGAGGGTGCGGTGTGTGTGTGACCGGTCACTCGTAAATTACTCAATAATGAACAAAgactatgtggggggggggaacactttATTTTCTTCTGAAAAAATGACCAAATCAAGTAAAAGTCCCAAATAaccaaaaatgggaaaaaaaaaaacaaaaacaaaaatacatccaAAAATACAAAACCAAATGGACGCCTTGGACAGGATGAGACTGGGTCACCGCTTACTGCattgatatccccccccccacctcctgtcCACCCCTCTCGGAAATTATGACAGTCTTCAGTTTGGAATATGAACCAATGAGAGTCCCCTGGCCCCATGGACAGGCCGGCACCCCGCTCCCATGGACAGGCCCGCCCCCCCGCTCCCATGGACAGGCCCGCCCCCCCGCTCCCATGGACAGGCCCGCCCCCCCGCTCCCATGGACAGGCCCGCCCCCCCGCTCCCATGGACAGGCCCGCCCCCCCGCTCTCTGTGGTACGGTACTGATGGCTCCTCAGTCGgatttctccttctccttcatgTGTAGGAAGACGAGGCTGAAGACGAAGAGGCCGAACATCATGGAGAAGGCGCTGGCGTAGTACGGGAAGGCGGAGGGGATGAAGCGCTCATACTGGGTGTGCTCCAGGGGGCGCACCGACACCTGCAAGAAGGAGAAAACACAAACTCAGCGACACTGCGGAGAGAGAGACCGCCGGCTGCGATTGGCTACAGCACTGCGGAGAGAGAGACCGCCGGCTGCGATTGGCTACAGCACCGCCATACCTGAGCCTGCGCACACACCTCTCCAATCCTAAGACATGCAAAAAGGCCCCGCCCACCTGTTCCTACTGGCCGTTTTCTATGGCCAACAGGAGCATGCGAGAGCAGGCAGGGGGTCCACATATTACAAAGTGCCAggaaaggccccccccccaaatgctaatgaaacattttaaataaaattgttttttattacagACCTTTTATAGGCTCATCGCTGGATTTCTGTGCTTCTCTAGAGAAAACAGCTATGAGGGGGGCAAAGTACAGagctattgtggggggggggggggggggggagagagtacTACTGTGTGTGTGGGGAGAGCAGAGGACACAGCCATGAGGGGGGCAGAGGGTactactgtgtgtgtgggggggggggagagtagaggacacagccatgaggggggcagagagtactactgtgtgtggggggagagcagaggacactacagcggggggggggggtacattgctttggggctgggggggggggggggagtgaaaggTTGCCTTCCCCTGGGCTAGAAGGACAAAAATCTGGCTGCTATGAGCAGAAACGCGTCAGttctgatgcccccccccccccccggtggagAAGCAGTGGCGGTTCTCAGTCCTACCTGTGTGGTGGAGTAGAGGTGAGTATATCCCAGCCGGTTATAATCTACTTTGAATTGGAACACGCCGTAGACGTCAGGAAGTTTGAACTGGACGCTGTATTTTCCACCTATAGGAGACAAAAGGACAAGTCACATGATGAATATTCCTGcagccaccccctctcccctgaaTGGGCAGATTTTTTCGGTGGGGCGGGGtctgtacatgggaggggccTCACCGTTCTTCTTGAGGAAGGTTCGCACAAAAGGGTCAATGCGGACAAACTCCAACTGGATGTCGTCTCCATCGAAGGGAACCCATTTGCCTTCGGAGAGTTTTTCAATCACGATGCTGTATTCCTgcaaggggaggaggaggaaaggtgGTCAgatgcaggagcggtggaggaggaggaggaggaagaaaggtTGTCAgatgcaggagcggtggaggaaaggagaaggaggagaaggcggaggagaaggaggaaaggTGGTCAgatgcaggagcggtggaggaaagGAGGACAAGGAAAGGTGGTCAgatgcaggagcggtggaggaaaggagaaggacaaggagaaggaggaggacgaggaaAGGTGGTCAgatgcaggagcggtggaggaaagGAGGACAAGGAAAGGTGGTCAgatgcaggagcggtggaggaaaggacaaggagaaggaggaggacgaggaaAGGTGGTCAgatgcaggagcggtggaggaaagGAGGACAAGGAAAGGTGGTCAgatgcaggagcggtggaggaaaggagaaggacaaggagaaggaggaggacgaggaaAGGTGGTCAgatgcaggagcggtggaggaaaggagaaggacaaggagaaggaggaggacgaggaaAGGTGGTCAgatgcaggagcggtggaggaaagGAGGACGAGGAAAGGTGGTCAgatgcaggagcggtggaggaaaggagaaggacaaggagaaggaggaggacgaggaaAGGTGGTCAgatgcaggagcggtggaggaaaggagaaggacaaggagaaggaggaggacgaggaaAGGTGGTCAgatgcaggagcggtggaggaaagGAGAAGGACAAGGAGAAGGACAAGGAGAAGGACGAGGACGAGGAAAGGTGGTCAgatgcaggagcggtggaggaaagGAGAAGGACAAGAAGGACAAGGACGAGGACAAGGAAAGGTGGTCAgatgcaggagcggtggaggaaaggagaaggacaaggaggaggacaaggaggaggacgaggacgaGGAAAGGTGGTCAgatgcaggagcggtggaggaaagTTCTCCCCACAAAACGTTTCTTTATTTGCACCAACATCCACATGCTCAGTCGGAGTTCTTACCACGAGGTCGGTGATGGTGTACGCAGTGGGAGGCTCCACCTCTCCGACGCGGTGATGGGACACGGCCCCGACTCTCAGCACTCCCTCCTCCTTGAACACCCAGCGAGAGAGGGCCACGGCCAGCTCGTAGTTCCCGGTCTTGGCATACCTGGATGGAGATGAGGAGAGAAGTTGGCCTCCATACAACATACGGAAACAAATATGGCTTCTGCTGGTCggcctctgacacacacatacctgGTAGATACCGGGGCGGCCTTCTCCACGGCAGAGTTGAAGAACGCATCGCTGAAGAAGTCCAGGGAGCCGCTAAAGACGACGCGGGCGTTGTTCCTGGCCTGGAGCCCGGCGATCAGGAGGGTGTTCTTCCCAACCGCGTGAGGGTACTGaacagaggagagaggagaaccgtCAACACCAGCACTAGAGAGCTCCGCCCACACACATGCCTCATCCATTCATGAGCTCCGCCCACACACATATGCCTCATCCATTCATGAGCTCCGCCCACACACATATGCCTCATCCATTCATGAGCTCCGCCCACACACATTCCGTATCTATTCATAAACTCCGCCCACACACATGCCTCATCCATTCATGAGCTCCGCCCACACACATGCCTCATCCATTCACAAGCTCCGCCCACACACATGCCTCATCTATTCACAAGCTCCGCCCACACACATTCCTTCTCTATTCatagacagttcggctgacctcggcgaacctcagaaagactccgttcacgagcctttccgaggtcagtCAAACTGTTCTCGGGCCTTTCTGGACGACGATGGGCGGCgattggctccggcgccccccacctcggGTCAAAAGCAGTACTGCACacggctttggcctgaatcctgctcgtgttgtgagacactcgcaaaccgagttaggatttttagaaATAAATACACAGCGCTCGTatcgcgaaacgctcgttaaccgcgttacttgcaatccgagatTCCCctgtaatgagtttggaaattgtagagaaatgaatTATAATTTAAACACACTCATTCGATTTTAGTCGACCAAAATGTCCCGGAGATTTAGTTGACCAAAatatagaggtcgaccgatatttgCCCGtttgagaaatcggcatcggccgatatTTATCCAAATTTGGCCAATATTTAACATGGCCACTAGCGGTGCCGCTgctctcctctctgtttacacccacagaggaggaggggcccgcgctcgtgggacacacaccgctctctggtgtctgtactgaggaggggggtgggtgtcTATAATgaagggagagggggtctgtactgagggtggtgacactattttttttgcaccagtgccacctgccagtgccacttgccgtccagtgccaatgccacctgccagtaccagtgccaccatccagtgccaattagtgccaccttctatccagtgccaccatccagtgccaatacaagtgccaccatccagtgccaataccagtgccaactaaagccatcattgccacctgccaatgccaaccagtgccatctgccagtgctaactattgccatccagtgccaattagtgccacctgccaatcggtgccatctgccagtgccaaaaaaaaattaaaaaaaataaaaaaatctccctaaaatatcggccgccccgatttctaaatatcggcatcggccagagaaaaacccatatcggtcgacctatAACTGAATACGACTAAAACCATTTCAGAAGActaaaaatgggactaaaaccaaaatgccattttagtccgaagactaaaactaaaatcgAAATGTGTTGCCAAAATGAACACTGTATACCGTTCACGTCACTCCACAAATTTGGGGGCGGTGCCAAATAGGAAAGCGGTCTCCAGAGTGAATGAGGTTGGAAGTATTGAGACCCCACCCTGGACCCCGGGAGAGGAGAGGTGGTACTGCGGCTCCTGTTCAATGACTCCAGTCTTCTCTGAAGCTCACAACATGAGAGTACAGGAAGTCCGAGTTACAAACGCgtttagggactgtaggtttgttctgaaGTCGAAGATGTTCGTAAGTCGGAAACAGCATTGCGCAGAATGGCAGAGACGTCGTTTTCCGATATTCTGACGAAAGTGACGGTCGCCGAAAAGtg
Proteins encoded:
- the DDOST gene encoding dolichyl-diphosphooligosaccharide--protein glycosyltransferase 48 kDa subunit (The sequence of the model RefSeq protein was modified relative to this genomic sequence to represent the inferred CDS: added 262 bases not found in genome assembly) codes for the protein MMAAPVSPILLIIAALSLGPLGALTAPRTLILMENINLKETHSLFFRSLSDRGFDLTFKTADDPSLSLIKYGEFLYDNLIIFSPSVEDFGGNINIETISSFIDGGGSVLVAASSDVGDPLRELGSECGIEFDEEKTAVIDHHNYDISDPGQHSLIVAESQNLLKAPTIVGKSTLNPILFRGVGMVADPDNPLVLDILTGSSTSYSFFPDKPITQYPHAVGKNTLLIAGLQARNNARVVFSGSLDFFSDAFFNSAVEKAAPVSTRYAKTGNYELAVALSRWVFKEEGVLRVGAVSHHRVGEVEPPTAYTITDLVEYSIVIEKLSEGKWVPFDGDDIQLEFVRIDPFVRTFLKKNGGKYSVQFKLPDVYGVFQFKVDYNRLGYTHLYSTTQVSVRPLEHTQYERFIPSAFPYYASAFSMMFGLFVFSLVFLHMKEKEKSD